The genome window aacaaacaaagaaatacttAATACTGAATGACAACTGGTCAAACTGCGGGCTGATATGTTGACTCTTTTTTTTGAATATACATGTCCTTACATCTCTGCTGTGGAATCATTGTCAAACGAATCACAAAAGCAATCCTCCCATTTCCTTTTTAGCAAACACAAAGCAGGATATGACGTCAATGAACTCTGCATCTAAAGAGCATGAGAATCAATCAATAGGAGGAAATAAACAGTACAAGTATACTTTCATGAAAATACCGAATGATAAAATGTATAGAATATTTCTTCTTCACAccattaaaatgtatgtaatgcATACCTTTGACTCTTTTATCTCATAATGCCCTAGCTCTAGAACATGTTCCGACACTCTCTGAAATCACAGTATTTTTCAAGACAAAATCATATCTACAATAATCAGCACTTGTTTTCAACCATAATGAAAAAGAccccccatccctccctccctctcccccaaAGGacgtgtttttaaaaataacatgagaagagaaaggaaCACAAGTTTGCGTTGACTCTGGGTGGGAATGCGGCGGTCGATCATCCCATCCACGCGGCCCTCTAATGGAGCCCATTAGGCCAGAGCTGATGTCTGATAAAGAGAACGATACCACTTCAAAAAACCCAAGGAACAACACATAATCCAAACAAGGTTGCTGTACATAGTAGAACCGGAGATTTCCGTGCATGTTATCCATGGGCGGGGttttgggggtgggggggtttcGGTGAAAGCGGCGGGGGCGGGGGACGGGTAGGGGGTGTCAAGGATCTCACTCAGCTGATGCCTGAACAGACGAGCCACCACTGATTTCATGAGCTGCAGTAGAGGATTTCTGATTACAATAAGTatcaataaaaagtaaatggGACTCTGAgacatcttttctctctcaagagctttcactttctcttttttcttcttgttgttgttttatttagcaAAAATATCATGCAGTCTTTAGTTCCAAAAACCCCGGGTGGGATctcgtgtttgtgtttgtttgattctttcaggaggaaagagaaactCAAAGCCTTGAAATTCTTCTCTTGCAATTATTCTTAAACATTCAAGTCATCCTATTAATACTTTGTACAGCAGAAAGGTCCTTCAGATttcacacatgtatatataaatataatatatataaatatgcatatacatatgttcaacttgtatatgtgtatacatattttGGAACTGTATCAAAGCCAATTTAATGTGCTCTCAAAATATGGCCCATGATTCCTAGTGGGATGCACATCAATTCACATAGTACAACCAGTAGATTAGGTTGAAAAATCCAAAGGTGATAGGGAAAATGACCCGGGACCACTTGTCAATGGTGCTAACATCTGACAGGTTTGGGATTTTCAACTTGAGCTTGGAGGAGCGTCGTCGTAGCCGACAGTTGGCCCGGCTCCGCATGGCGCTCCGGTCCAAAGAGTGGTGGCTGAAGCCGTCTCGGGGCGCCATGGGCTTCCTGAATTGGACCCCGGAGCTGTCGAAGGACATGACTGAATTCCGAGAGTCACTGACGCTGCTCCCCACGTCAGAAGGCATCACTTCGTTGTTCATCTCCAGCGTGGTGAGGAGTATGTTTCCATAAGCGTCCACCTGcgaggagaggggaaagagagtcAGCGAGGGCCGTGTCGAGCAGTGGCCCCAAATTCCCTCAATAATGAAACTTATATTAGCTGTCAAAAGGCAGGGATGGTATGGATTCTTGCATGCCACAGAAATAGTTAACAAAGATTTTCTTTACACAGATATCTATTAGTGACTTTTCACAAGTGACACAAGTAATTAGAACAGCATCTGACTTTACGGTGAGGGCTGGCCTACAGCTAATATGATTTCTAAATACATGTACCCCAACTTTTCTTTGTTCCTCGAGATACAGATTTCTTCGCTGTGTAAATGACCTGAAGGTGTTGGTTTGAAACGGCACGGAAATGGAGTCCTTgcaatgtgaaagaaaaaatgaagagAACATTAAAAAACGGCTATAAAATTCTGGCAAATAAGCACATATTTTCTCAAAATTACACAATGCATATAGACATAAAGTTAACAGTAAACAACTTTGAATAAGCATCGCATTTACAcaaaaaacagtgtgtgtgtgtgtgtgtgtgtgtgtgtgtgtgtgtgtgtgtgtgtgtgtgtgtgtgtgtgtgtgtgtgttggggggggctTCATTCAGTCTGACCAGTTCAGCAGCTGCTTCTGCATAAATTAAATACCAATGCATTCTCATAATTCTGCATTTAGCCCATCGTTGTTTAAATGTTGAAACACATTGTAGCTGAGTGAGAATGAATGAAGCCTACAGCATAAACATAGATAACGTAGACTAAATAAGAAATGAGAATGTTTACACCGCTGTTGTTGAGCTAGATGAATCGCTCTCTTATGAAAAGGGCTATGCTGGATAAAAAGCAGTCAGTGCTTGAGGTAGAAGCAATGGATGATGGTTGGTGAATACATATTGGGCTGTGGTAGCATCAGTATGCTTCTGGAACATTACTTCAGGGAATACTGCATATGTGTCTGTGGATAAAATGGCTAGAAATCTTATGTGCAGAACATAGCTGTTTTGTACTTGAACCCTGACTGACACAGAGAGTAAAAGAGAGGCAGGAGATGAAGATGCAAACCTGTTCCCTCAGGCGCTTCTCTTCGTATCTTGTGCGCTCGTTGTTGGCTTTGTTCAGCCTCTCATTGATTTTCTTCTGTTGCGCAGGGCCCCGGCCAAAGAACACGTAATTTACAAAGGCATATTCGAGCAGGGccaggaacacaaacacaaaacagccCATGAGGTAGACGTCGATGGCTTTCACATACGGAATCTTTGGGAGAGTCTCCCTTAGGTGGGTGTTAATTGTTGTCATGGTAAGCACCGTTGTCACACCTGAGTACAGCagcacacaaagagacaaacatttcaCCGTCACACACAGAAGTTAGATTTCACTTTTACGTTTGGACACACTTAATATTTGAACTGATATCATCTGACCAACGTTACTGAAGCTCAGAGACGGAAGAAGTTTTCAGATTAGGGGTGTCGCGTGATACTCctaaaagtataaaatagtataaaatgtatactaGTGGTATAAAATAGATATACCACTATTGACGTTAactgcaatatttaaaaaaataatgttaataatacatatatgaaAGGTTCTGCATTGTAAATGTCCAAGTgcacaattataataataataaatatacataaggTGAAGCTAATTGTAACTACGTTATATTCTGTTTCATCAATAAGATCATATTTTGTAAGATGATTTTACAGTTTGTATTGGTATAGTAAATGAGGTGTCAGATTAATTTAGTGCAGTAAAGATctctaaaatgtagtggagGTATAGAGAACAGAAattggaaatactcaagttaagtacaagTCCCTCAACATTGTACTAACAGTAAGTACAGTTCTTGAGTATATGTACTtcgttacattccaccactgctgtagTTTTACAGAATAATTGTGAAAATCACCCTCTAAGAGATATTGAAAATTGGCAAATACcacattattatttacatctgTCAAGCTAAGTTAAGTTTTTACAGAGCCCCTAATGTCTGTACTGGTCGTTCTAACATTTCTTAGAAGATTGGTTTGTACTTTGGATAAAACAAAGAGTTCAGTAATATTTAGATGCAGTTAAATGAAATAGTTTCAGATGCCTGTAAATACTcctcatatatttgtttttttgggtcAGAGTAAAAGCTTTTCATACACAGTAATATAAATGTCATAAACAtcacaaatgtaatgaaagtgTAACTTAGTGTTGTTGAATACTGGGACATTGTGTGCTCTATTTTAAGGTAATTGGGACACATTTGTTATATTATAAGTAAGCATGTTTCTCAGCTTACTCATCGTACGTAATAAGTGCTCTCAATACTACTCATCACTCCATATTTGGACATCAGGAcatctgtgtgtctgctttCAGTGTTTAAACTTGTATGTGCCAGTTAATGCACGGCCACATGCTGCTAGTTCCACTGATAATCACTGGATTTTCCTGGTTGGAGGTTAACAATATAGCGGTGGCTGTGTCTTACCCAGGGCCACCCGAGCTGCAGAGGCATCATAATTGATCCAGAAGGAGACCCAGGAGAGGATGGTGATCAAGATGGAGGGCATGTACGTCTGCAGGATGAAATATCCAATGTTCCTCTTAATCCTGAAACTCAGCGAAAGCCTCGGATATGAACCTGTAAGGAGATGGGATGGAGGGATAGTTTGGATCAgtgaaaaaaaggagagaatggagaggggggggggggacattggCACAACTTAAGAGTTCCAAAGTCTGCACTTTGACAACGCGCAGGGTAGTCATTTCTCCATTTGTTCAGATGGAGCACTTAATTTCCCCAAAGCGATGGATTCCTTTCCAGGGACAAGTTCGATTCCAATTAAACATGGCAGAAAGTCGCAAACACGGCAGATTTTTCTGCAACCCCCTATCTCAGCAGGCAGCTCCAGCATCCCTCTGAGAATTGTCACAGAGAGCTGCTCCGCTTTCCTTTCACACTTTCTCTGTCCTCTACACATTACCAAAAGGGCGTTTTAGAGGCGCATAATTGCAATGCATGCCCTTACActaagagaggaaggaaaatatacagtatgtgataacTCATTCCATTGTACGTTTTGCAGGAAAATATCAGCCACTTGTGCCAAGACATTAATTGCTCTTTTGACTGCACTTTAATTTAAACAAGCACAACAATACAATGCTGAGGCAAACAGCAATATAAACAACAAGGCAGGATCTCTCTGCTTCAGCTATAACTCGATATTTACGAGGTTGGAAACATTACAAATTGCTCTAAATATAGTTAAATTCCATTCTATGTGTTCCATCTACACTTTTATTTCCAATCTGtcaccaaagaaagaaaaaggcttCAGATAAGCATGATGGTTTTAATCTAAAAGGCTATTTGCTATTGGGAACACACAATGATGAATGACCTCATCATCTCCAGGTTCCTGTAAATCTTTTAATGAATCAATACCTTAGCATACATACTTCATCAAACCTGCGACAAGTGGCTTAGATCACCCAAGTACATCCTAGATTAATGGTGGCGACAAATGTTCACGGGTTTCATTAAAGTCAAACGTGAGGATTACACTTGAATTTGACTTTTGTCTTTTGGTAGAACTTATTGGGCTTTTTCACTCTGAAACTTGTCCACATTCTGTGTGCCATCTCTATACGTGTCAGAGATTTCAATATAGATCTGATATAGCACACTGCATGTCGTCACCACCAGGGTTGGGAGGGTTACTTTAGAAATGTATTCCGATACAATTACTAATTACCTGTTAAAAACTATAGTCAGTAACCTAATCCAAATGTCACAATATTAAAGTAACTTGATTATTTTCCGTTACTTTTGGATCTACTCAAtaccaaatatgcaaatatagacGACAGAAAAAtgctgacattttgacattattttgtatgtaaagcagAAAAGGGGAAGAACATCACATAACGCCTTCCAGTAGTGAAAATACTGTCATCATCCAAGGACTCTATCATGACCAGCCCCATCTTTCTACCTTGAGTTTGCCTTTAATAATAGCCATcaataacaaaatgtttcatttaattatagGTGTCATTTATAGgctatttatttgattaaaactGTAGTGAAAGCTGTAACGTTAATACGACTATCAGCAGATCATGTTCACCGTCTGTTTTTGATGAGAACCGCGTGCGTCACACAGAACAAATAGgcgacattacattacagttcatttagctgccgcttttgtccaaagcgactttcATGCTGCTTGAACTGAAATACCAACAATTCCTACACATTTATTGTGCTTAAATGAAGTTCTGATTCTGAAAGAAACACTGATGATGAAACATCCTGAAGAACAATTACTATAATTACATGAGTCAACGTTTGCTACTTCACTTGCACTTAGTTGTATTTGCAAGTGAGtgcacattttataaatacCTGGAAATAACTATCTACAATCTGCtatactgaaaagaaaaaatttCTTTCTGCATGACTGAAATATACTCACATTCCCTGCAGTTACAATGACGTATGTACACGGATCCAGAGATGTTTGTAGAGCATGTAACAATCATTTTGTGAATGCTGTGGACATTTTCAGCCTAATTAGAAGCATGTTTGTCTCCTTACCTGTAGTAAACCTGACCTCCCTGGACACCAACCGGATGTCTACAATGGAGAACTGAGGTAACTCTAACTTGTCAACACCCGTCACAGCGTTGTCCCCTCCTTGCCAGAAGAATACGATGTCATCTGTGGTATATCCATCTGTGTCAAGGTCAGGGCAAAttcagaggggagggagggggggtgcaGGAGAGAGCAATAAAACATGTGGAGTGTAAGTGTGAAACAGCCACTAAAGATAAACACGTTTCTACTTAAAGTCTGTTCTATGATAATGAGTGGAGGTCGCGATGACAAATCAAACACTTGTTCCTATAAACTCTACTTCTTTACTTTCGATATGCTTCACTACTGTCGCTCAGAGCAACCCAACAACATCCTTTTCACTTCTTGTTACACATTATACAGCAatgtaaaacatgcaacataAACATGAAACGTTTTTCTACTCATTAGTATTCTGTATACTCTTCAATGTCACAGCCGTCAGTAATCAGAGTGAGATTTGTCAATGTCTACAACTCAACTGTCATTGTAATTACATTTGCCTCCGTTGTTTCCTTATTCATTATCAGCCTGTATTTACATGATCactaattgtgttttttctaaataaaaatgtccagTAATTTCAACAAacatacaatgaaataaaatgtgattgaaaAGGTTATTACAAAGCCATCAGccatcttttgtgtgtgttaaaataaaacactttatttggtGCCCATGtctgtaataaaacatatttataatgcattataatctttAATCGTACGGCAttataaagaatttaaaaaagacttATTAGGTCAGGTATTATTGCTGgtcaatgttgtttttgcaaTGATCATAGTGTATCATAGCTCCCATAgatgtaatacattataactgTTTTTAGAATGCAGGCTGGTTATAAAAGTAATAGTGACAATTATAAAGTAatatgatacttgaccttatatGTAAAAAATgctttgtaatgtatttatgagttattataattataattatacagtgctatcAGCAGATTAAAAGGCATTATTAGTATgtttataaagcattataaacacgggcgtcatagaaagtgttaccaaagTCGGTTCTGAAAATTGCAGCGCttgggatttcttttttcaacaaTCTTGAACCAAGTACTAGAGATGGTTCAATCAGGTGGAACTAAGTACAAATCAGTTTCCAACAAGAAAACACAGCTTTATAAATTAATCCTAAAGATGCACAGCGTATTGCAGTCAGAcagtgggaggagagggggtTTACAGAGAAAGGTTTTCTCCTGTAGGACCATGCGGCACCAAAGAtagcactaaaacaaaaaatccTCCTTCAGTGGAAAACAATCCGACCTAAGACTTAAATCTGTCTGTTCTCTCCGCCTGCTGTCACATGCTCCACTGTCCAGACTCCTATGGAGCTTTAAATCACTGCATGCATTACTACCtgcatgaatatttattaacaTGTGTCACTTGCTATGGCGCTCCCACACATTCTCCACTGGCAGCACAATTGAAAGTGACCACAGCAGAAGATTTATGTCAATAGGCCAGTATGCATTCACTGCAGAGCAATTTCTCAGTGCGGGAAGTGTTACTACATTTCACATTCTACTACCCCGCATCCAGACCTGGATGCCATTAAACTCACTAAGGGACCAGGATTCATTACCATTAAATCTCCCTCTGAGGTTATAGGCTAAGGAAATGTGACATTGTCCATGAAATTGAAACAACTGCCTGCCTAATCAATCAAACTGATGGTTAATGCGCATGACTCCCACTCGTGCAGAGCACTCTACCAGCATAAACAGCACATATTCTTGCACCTTCTTAATTCATGGCATATCCATATTTCATTGCCTACTGATGTCCCCGCGGGTAAACACTCTGCACTTTTATCTTGAACAACAAGAACCACAAATATCTGCTTTATTGAGCAAGTGGGTTGATTGATGGCGTGGTCAATGAAAATGATCAAGCAAATACAATTTTTAATTACAACATGAGCACATTTCTCTCCTGGATATTGATCTATCTAAATTAAAgcatttgaagaaaaaagacatgaaaagtAAATTCAATGATTTTGTGTGATATCATGTAAAGTCTGCaattttgtcttattttctttgGCTCTGGGGGGGAAAGATTTTGCAGAACAATCAAGAACACAATTATTGAGGATtatgtttatttgctttctagCTGAAActtagataagaagattgatactaCATGTCTGtgcggtaaatatgaagctactgccaggagatggttagcttagcttagcataaagactggaaatagggggaaacagctagcctggctccatCCACAGGTAACAATATCCACCTACCTGAACCTCGGAAGCTTATCAACAGTGTTAGGGAGTAACTAGTTACATGAAGCAGAGTTAGGTAATGAAattactaaataaatgtaattgcaaTCAGTTACAGTTACTGAGTTATCAGTAAAAAGCTTATATGTGGAATATAACATGTATTTTGTTCTAATCTTAAATCAAGTTACAGTGAAGAACCTTTAATAAACGTTTGTGTTGAGTACAGTTGTGAGGTTTATACTCCTGGTTCAACTCGTTTAGGACTTTTCAGTTTTGTTgacagtttgaaacatttgttagaaaagtaatcaaaaggtaatcaaatgtaataagttGCAATACTTTGATGAAGTAATGGAAGTAATTACTATGTACTACCATTTTTAACAGGGCAACTAGTAATCCGAACATTTCAAAAGTAACCTTCACAACACTGTTAAGTAACACATCTCGTATGTTTGATGCAGATTATTTCTTGCTTTGTTCTTACCATCTAACTTTCcaccagaaagcaaataaacttATTCCCCAAAACattgaactgttcctttaaggaCAAAGGTAGATAATGACAGGCTACTGCATCTACATTCTGACCACACCCTTAATAAATCATTCCTGGTTAATCAGATGCTAAAGGATACTTAACCAATAACTGATTATTACTTTCATGCATGTGTTCTATGTGCAAATTATTCagggaaattattattattactgtggATGTCATATTAGCGTGACACTTGTGTTATTTAGGGGATAAGAGCCATATTGAGGGTGAAGTAGGATCCCTAATATTAATGCTATCATTTGGCCTTCACTACTGTCTATCTGTCACACTGAGGGAATAGTAATCAATGCACATCAGCACGCACTGGGATTTCTTCACTATTCCTCAAGGCAGTGATCAACTGCAGAGGTCAAACATCTGACAAATAGCACACATTTACAGAGACGTCAAATATTTCCCTAATGACACCTCAAAATTATTTCAGACAAATGTATTTACCACAAAAAAGTACTCAATTAAGTGTCATTTTTAGAGGTAACCAATAAGACGATTTTAACATAACCCAGTGCAAACAGCTTTCTCAGTTTAAAGGTCTTAAGGTCAAATAATACTCACAGCTTTCAATCTCCAGGGTGCAGTTCTGTTCATCGAGAGGGTACCTCCTCAAATCCATCATGCAAGCAGCAGTGGTGGTTATTctaagagaaacagacagaatcAGAGCAGAGACTTAGCTGATATCATAACGACATGGATACACAAGAACAGCTGTGTGTAATGTGGTCACACAAATGAAGGAAAGGGTtaagagaaagacagatttaCTTTAACATGTTGCACAAGTTGCACTTTCAGAGTAATCATTGTGTGGCTGTTTGTGTCCGCAGCAGTTCAATAATTCACAGCTTttaaacttattattattgagaAGACATTTTGCCAATATTGCATGTTAGTGGGTTTCAATGTACGTAACTGTGTAGCACACTCATGGTTCAGGGTCATGAGCTGGAGACTCTTTAATATGCTCTCCTATATTAAAACGGATACTTTATTTTTTGGGGGATTTTTCCACAGCATTTTTCCTCCTTTTGCAGAGACTCTTAAATAAGATTTACTCTTTATGTTTCTGTGAGTAGTCTGGAGaagtatttcctttttatatggATCACTAACTGCTCAGCATCTGCGATTTTGTCAATGCACGTTACTTATTGCTCGTTCCAAGATATGCATATCTGCCAGGTAGCTTTGGAAAATATGTATGCATAGCAGtttattaatatcaataaatcCAGTAGGCCAGGAAAAAACTGCTTTGGCTACAAATTACACATGTAGAGGTCTTTGGCATTTAACTGAAATATTTACCGGTGCAGCAGATTTTAGtaattacatttctgctgtTTATACCAGCTGCTATGTGTTCATCATACTAGCTTTCATTTGCTTACTGCCCTCCTGTGTAAATGAAATAGAAAAGTTAATTTTCAGCTCATCATCTCGGTGTCAGAAGCCACCAGCTTGCTCCCCTGAGAACGTGCCGGTGGTTTCTGACACAGAGCATGATGAGAGTAatgtgaagtttttttttttattcacattttggATACATTATCAATCATGTTAAAGTCAAAGCCACCAATGCTGCTACTGTGTGTGGTTGAACATGCAGTAAGCAAATGTGCATATACAGTACCTAGAATAAGTAATGCAGTAGATAATAAGCATTGGAAATACATTACTTGAGTTTGTAAATTGGTCATGGTGGGGTGAACAGAGTGCTGTCGGCGGGTAAttggaaaacaaaatatgttCTGCTGAAGCTGATTGGAGCCAGATTAACACACATCCATGATAGCAGGAGGCACCAGAAGGGTAAAGAAAATAATgcataaacaaaatgtgtgacaggtatatatttattattcacaATGACATTGAGCTGCATTCTGCTGCACAAGCATTAAGCTAGTGAAACTGCATTGTGATCTGCTGTACTGCACCTCCCTGCTGCCTCACAGTGCTCCTCTgcgctgtgtgtgtacagcaggaCTGCtcctgctgtacacacacagcgAGGAGATAACATCATGCCTAATTACATTAATAGGAAAGGTCACTTGGCAATCATGATTTTCCAGGAACAGAATTgggggaaaatgtattttccataaTGTTTCTCTTCAGAGCGGTTGACGGCAGTTTGATACAAACAAATGGCTACTactatacacacagatacaaaaccCAGAATATTTACAGATTGTCTCTgttatatcaaattaaactgatatatctttggattttgtaCAGACAATAATTGTTGCATTGcgttagttgcagcccgaaTCCTATCTTTCACAATAAGAAGCTGGACGAGAAATAAAGAATTCAGGGCCTTTAAGTCTGAAAACAGTGAACTATAGAAACTTAGACCAACATATTATAACCACAGCCTTTTTACAAATCTACCAAGTAACCTTGGCCCCAAAAAGTGAATTAGGGATTACACAAATACAtcatcaaaagaaaaaagtatggCAAAGTTGAATGAAAAATtgaacaaactaaaatatgGAGAAACAGCCTGAAACCTAAAGCGCTAGTGCGGTCCTGTGTCCTCCGTGATCATACACAGGAAGACATATTCTCTCAAGACACAGTTACTGTTCTTAAAAGACAGTGGTAgcacagtgaagcagtgaaacccTGGCAGTGGCAGCAGCTCGGAGTAATAGACAGAAATGAATTCTCTACCCCCtggcagagggggggggggggggggggggggaacccaCAACGAATAAAATTGACTTCATATGTGACAGTTAACAAGTCAGGCAAGAATCCTCATTGAGTAGGCACAAGTTGGGACGGCTCACAGCGAGGGCCTGGGATTTAGAAATGTCAGCAGATGTAGGTCAGCAACTTAAAGTCCCACCAGAGAGCAGCGGGCTCAGACCTGAGCAGGCACTGCAGCTGACACTCAGCAGTTTGCTTACTTTGGACATTTCAATGTGGTATgcaatattatttgtattgttttgtcattATCACTAAGCATGGgcagattatgagacaatgggtcCATaagcacagacatgcaaaaggccccaccacctttcctacataggagcaagacattatagttgtttagcctttttttgttgctgctgtatgtctctttgtagacatttGTTTGgtcgttgtgtctctttgtagacattttgtgtcttttttgcttgttttgtgtctcctccTGGTCagtatgtgtctctttgagggACAGTTTGCAAGTAAAGGC of Cottoperca gobio chromosome 14, fCotGob3.1, whole genome shotgun sequence contains these proteins:
- the gabrb4 gene encoding gamma-aminobutyric acid receptor subunit beta-4 — its product is MLGRQEDKLCGIFSALAALSFFCFVQSSSTGSTGMSVAKATVDKLLKGYDIRLRPDFGGAPVIVGMSINIASIDSISEVNMDYTITMYFQQSWRDKRLAYSELKLNLTLDNRVADQLWLPDTYFLNDKKSFLHGVTVKNRMIRLHPDGTVLYGLRITTTAACMMDLRRYPLDEQNCTLEIESYGYTTDDIVFFWQGGDNAVTGVDKLELPQFSIVDIRLVSREVRFTTGSYPRLSLSFRIKRNIGYFILQTYMPSILITILSWVSFWINYDASAARVALGVTTVLTMTTINTHLRETLPKIPYVKAIDVYLMGCFVFVFLALLEYAFVNYVFFGRGPAQQKKINERLNKANNERTRYEEKRLREQDSISVPFQTNTFRSFTQRRNLYLEEQRKVGVDAYGNILLTTLEMNNEVMPSDVGSSVSDSRNSVMSFDSSGVQFRKPMAPRDGFSHHSLDRSAMRSRANCRLRRRSSKLKLKIPNLSDVSTIDKWSRVIFPITFGFFNLIYWLYYVN